A genomic segment from Tachysurus fulvidraco isolate hzauxx_2018 chromosome 21, HZAU_PFXX_2.0, whole genome shotgun sequence encodes:
- the abhd11 gene encoding protein ABHD11 produces MCGLLTRGLLIGHLQRLSGVRAQYFCSGASRPDGAAAPTSPVSLSYDVYDGKDDGVPLVFLHGLFGSKSNFHSIAKSLVQRTGRKVLTVDARNHGNSIHSPSLTYEAMTNDLKHLLNQLHIGKCILIGHSMGGKTAMATALSQPSLVERLVVVDISPVPTSARTFMKGYIDAMKEVKIPSNIPRSTARRVAEDQLRKHVKERSVRHFLLTNLVEQNGHYAWRINLEAISNHLTDLMGFPKFNTTYDGPTLFLGGSSSEYVSSEDYDEIQRLFPCADIQYIPDASHWIHADKPLEFISSIITFVQS; encoded by the exons ATGTGTGGCTTATTAACCAGAGGATTATTAATCGGACATCTGCAGCGGCTGTCTGGAGTCAGagctcagtatttttgtagcgGGGCGTCGCGGCCGGACGGCGCTGCTGCCCCCACCAG CCCTGTAAGCCTGAGCTATGATGTGTATGACGGTAAAGATGACGGCGTTCCCCTCGTCTTTCTGCACGGCTTATTCGGGAGCAAATCAAACTTCCACTCTATAGCGAAGTCTCTGGTGCAGAGGACAGGCCGAAAG GTGCTGACAGTAGATGCTCGTAACCATGGCAATAGTATACACAGCCCAAGTTTGACGTATGAGGCCATGACTAACGATCTGAAGCACCTGCTTAACCAGCTGCACATTGGAAAGTGTATTCTCATCGGGCACAGCATGGGGGGCAAAACTGCGATGGCTACAGCTTTGTCACAG CCCAGTTTGGTAGAGCGGCTCGTCGTAGTAGACATCAGTCCCGTTCCAACATCAGCTCGTACCTTTATGAAAGGATACATTGATGCTATGAAGGAGGTGAAGATACCAAGCAACATTCCACGCTCGACTGCACGCAGGGTGGCTGAAGATCAGCTCCGAAAGCATGTCAAA GAGCGCTCAGTCCGGCATTTCCTCCTTACTAATCTGGTAGAGCAAAATGGACACTATGCCTGGAGAATCAATTTGGAGGCCATCTCGAATCACCTGACAGACCTCATGGGTTTCCCAAAGTTTAACACCACCTACGACGGCCCCACCCTCTTCCTGGGCGGAAGTAGTTCCGAATACGTCAG CTCTGAAGATTACGATGAAATCCAGCGTCTCTTTCCATGTGCAGATATCCAGTACATCCCTGATGCCAGTCACTGGATTCATGCTGACAAACCTCTGGAGTTCATCAGTTCCATTATCACATTTGTGCAGTCCTAG